In the genome of Armatimonadota bacterium, one region contains:
- a CDS encoding glycosyl hydrolase, which produces MGRRFALVALTLFVPTAFAQTKPDEIVDGLKWRSIGPYRGGRSVACSGVVGRPTEFYMGACGGGLWKTGDAGQTWKCVSDGFFATSSVGAVTVSPSSPDVVYAGTGERDIRGNISEGDGVYKSTDGGKAWRNVGLKDTQTVARIVVHPSDPNIVWVAALGHIYGPNKERGVFKSTDGGATWRKVLYVSDKAGGCDLCIDPKSPDTLYASTWEAWRTPFTLNSGGPGSRLWKSTDGGETWSDLSRNPGLPAGVLGKIGVSVSPVDSTRVYALVEAQDGGLFRSDDSGATWKLTSDDREYRQRAWYYTRVVADPLEKDTVYVLNVGMYRSKDGGFKFTGVNARHGDTHDLWIDPQDNKRMVQSNDGGATVTVDGRSWSEQDIPTAQFYHVATDNAFPYRIYGAQQDNSTVRIASRTGGRGIGPSDWTSTAGGESGYVTPKPDEPDVVFGGSYGGELGMLDHRTGIYRDVSPWPDNPMGHAAVDLKYRFQWTFPIVFSPHDPDTLYTCSQVVHRTRNGGASWDEISPDLTRNDPKTLQSSGGPITQDNTSVEYYGTVFTVAESPKQKGLIWAGSDDGLVHVTRNAGGSWTAVTPKDMPHWGLCSMVDPSPHAAGRAYLAVDNHENDDKRPYVFVTEDFGKTWKNKVTGLPQDSFVRVVREDPEMAGLLYCGTETGVWVSFDNGGAWRPLQSNLPVCPVHDLTVKDDDIVVATHGRSFWVLDNIESLRQAAVAVREGAKPVTRPWLFRPKDAYRQRFSMGGGGRTDPTAEVGANPMSGIVVDYFLPEEAKKVGLKVLDESGTQVGSLASAEASKGFHRVSVRSLSYPGPRSAPSMVLWTGGGGSIAAPSGLYRVVLDVDGSVTEQPLRMVPNPAGQTTEADTVEQFKLAKKIAGRITEANDLVMKVRSVRKAVQEAVQAKPELGSLGTALDRKMTPIEEAVYQTKSQSGQDPLNYPIRLNDKLSGVFGTVNGGEFRPTRQAVQVFEALSAQLQVQLDALAKVFATDLAAFNEKAKKLGLKEVVPTGLPPRTTTDGRTENDAAESSPKGRGGDRDGEDGGQ; this is translated from the coding sequence ATGGGTCGACGCTTCGCCTTGGTCGCTCTCACGCTGTTCGTCCCTACCGCCTTCGCCCAGACGAAGCCCGACGAGATCGTCGACGGACTGAAGTGGCGTTCGATCGGTCCCTACCGTGGGGGACGCTCCGTCGCCTGCAGCGGGGTCGTCGGGCGACCGACCGAGTTCTACATGGGGGCGTGTGGCGGAGGACTTTGGAAGACCGGCGACGCCGGTCAGACATGGAAATGCGTCAGCGACGGGTTCTTCGCGACATCGTCGGTCGGCGCCGTGACCGTCAGCCCCTCGTCCCCCGACGTCGTCTACGCCGGGACCGGAGAGAGGGACATTCGAGGAAACATCAGCGAGGGGGACGGGGTCTACAAGTCGACGGACGGGGGCAAAGCGTGGAGGAACGTCGGCCTTAAGGACACCCAGACCGTGGCCCGGATCGTCGTGCACCCGTCGGATCCGAACATCGTCTGGGTCGCAGCCCTCGGCCACATCTATGGCCCCAACAAGGAACGCGGAGTCTTCAAGTCTACGGACGGCGGAGCGACCTGGAGAAAAGTCCTCTACGTGTCGGACAAAGCGGGAGGGTGCGACCTGTGCATCGACCCGAAGAGTCCCGATACGTTGTACGCGTCCACATGGGAGGCCTGGCGGACCCCGTTCACGCTCAATTCGGGAGGCCCGGGCAGCAGGCTTTGGAAGAGCACGGACGGCGGCGAGACCTGGAGCGACCTGTCCCGCAACCCGGGACTGCCTGCAGGCGTCCTCGGCAAGATCGGGGTTTCGGTCTCGCCGGTCGATTCCACGCGGGTGTACGCCCTCGTCGAGGCTCAAGACGGCGGCTTGTTCCGTTCCGACGACAGCGGCGCGACTTGGAAGCTCACGTCCGACGACCGAGAGTACCGACAACGGGCGTGGTACTACACCCGGGTCGTGGCCGACCCGCTCGAGAAGGACACGGTTTACGTCCTCAACGTCGGCATGTACCGTTCAAAGGACGGCGGCTTCAAGTTCACGGGAGTGAACGCGAGGCACGGAGATACCCACGACCTGTGGATCGACCCGCAGGACAACAAGCGGATGGTCCAAAGCAACGACGGTGGCGCTACGGTCACGGTCGACGGGCGGTCCTGGTCGGAACAAGACATCCCGACCGCCCAGTTCTATCACGTGGCGACGGACAACGCCTTCCCTTACAGGATCTACGGCGCCCAACAGGACAACAGCACGGTACGGATCGCCTCGCGCACGGGAGGAAGAGGTATCGGGCCCTCTGACTGGACGTCCACGGCAGGTGGCGAGAGCGGCTATGTCACGCCGAAACCCGACGAGCCCGACGTCGTGTTCGGAGGTTCGTACGGAGGCGAACTCGGCATGCTCGACCACCGTACAGGCATCTACCGCGATGTGAGCCCATGGCCCGACAACCCGATGGGGCACGCGGCGGTCGATCTGAAGTACCGTTTCCAGTGGACGTTCCCGATCGTGTTCTCGCCGCACGACCCCGACACGCTCTACACGTGCTCACAGGTCGTCCACCGTACGCGCAACGGCGGGGCGTCATGGGACGAGATCAGTCCGGACTTGACCCGTAACGATCCCAAGACCCTGCAATCGAGCGGCGGCCCGATCACTCAAGACAATACGAGCGTCGAGTACTACGGGACCGTGTTCACGGTCGCGGAGTCACCGAAACAAAAGGGTCTGATTTGGGCCGGTTCTGACGACGGCCTCGTCCACGTCACACGGAACGCGGGCGGATCGTGGACAGCGGTCACGCCGAAAGACATGCCGCACTGGGGGCTTTGCAGCATGGTCGACCCTTCGCCCCATGCAGCGGGGCGGGCCTACCTTGCCGTCGACAACCATGAGAACGATGACAAGCGGCCCTATGTCTTCGTGACCGAAGACTTCGGCAAGACATGGAAGAACAAAGTCACGGGACTGCCCCAAGACAGTTTCGTCCGGGTGGTCCGCGAAGACCCTGAGATGGCCGGCCTCCTCTATTGCGGGACTGAGACCGGAGTCTGGGTCAGTTTCGATAACGGGGGTGCCTGGCGTCCGCTACAAAGCAACCTGCCCGTCTGTCCGGTCCACGACCTGACCGTCAAGGACGACGACATCGTCGTCGCGACCCATGGTCGGAGCTTCTGGGTTCTGGACAACATCGAATCTCTGAGGCAGGCGGCCGTTGCCGTCCGAGAAGGGGCCAAGCCTGTGACGCGCCCTTGGCTCTTTCGGCCGAAGGACGCTTACCGCCAGCGTTTCTCCATGGGCGGCGGCGGACGCACGGATCCCACCGCCGAAGTCGGTGCGAACCCGATGAGCGGCATCGTCGTCGACTACTTCTTGCCTGAGGAGGCGAAGAAGGTCGGACTGAAGGTGCTCGACGAAAGCGGCACACAGGTCGGAAGCCTCGCCTCGGCCGAAGCATCGAAGGGATTCCATCGGGTCTCCGTTCGGAGCCTCTCCTATCCCGGCCCGAGAAGCGCCCCTTCGATGGTTCTCTGGACCGGCGGCGGGGGTTCGATCGCCGCTCCCTCCGGCCTGTACCGGGTCGTCCTCGACGTCGATGGTTCCGTGACAGAGCAACCGCTACGGATGGTCCCTAACCCGGCCGGTCAGACGACGGAGGCCGATACGGTCGAGCAGTTCAAGCTGGCCAAGAAGATCGCTGGCCGTATCACAGAAGCCAACGATCTTGTCATGAAGGTCCGCTCCGTCCGGAAGGCCGTCCAAGAGGCCGTCCAGGCCAAGCCCGAACTCGGCAGCTTGGGAACGGCGTTAGACCGCAAGATGACTCCGATCGAAGAGGCCGTCTATCAGACGAAGAGCCAGTCCGGTCAAGACCCCCTGAACTATCCGATCCGCCTGAACGACAAGCTCTCGGGCGTGTTCGGGACGGTCAACGGCGGAGAATTCCGTCCGACCCGGCAGGCGGTCCAGGTGTTCGAAGCGCTGTCGGCACAACTTCAGGTCCAACTGGACGCCCTCGCCAAGGTCTTCGCGACCGATCTGGCCGCGTTCAACGAAAAAGCCAAGAAACTTGGCCTGAAGGAGGTCGTTCCGACCGGGCTGCCTCCGCGGACGACGACCGACGGACGGACCGAGAACGACGCGGCCGAGTCCTCGCCCAAGGGCCGAGGCGGCGACCGGGACGGAGAAGACGGCGGTCAGTAA
- a CDS encoding creatininase family protein, which produces MRIAESNWMQIEARLAVDDRCVLPLGCTEQHAYLSLATDSILAERMAIEAAAPMGVPVFPVLAYGVTPAFLAYPGTVSLRLETYGRILEDVLTSLGSTGFKRILIVNGHGGNVPARTVVAEWVARSGVHVVWHDWWNAPKTWAKVMATDPEASHASWMENFPWTRLEGVTVPSDAKAPVDYGAVVTTAPDKAREALGDGSFGGKYVRSDDDMSALWQVAVEETRALIERL; this is translated from the coding sequence TTGAGGATCGCGGAATCGAACTGGATGCAGATCGAGGCCCGGCTCGCGGTCGACGACCGTTGCGTCCTACCCTTGGGATGCACCGAACAGCACGCGTATCTGAGCCTGGCCACGGACAGCATCCTCGCGGAACGAATGGCGATCGAGGCGGCCGCTCCGATGGGGGTGCCCGTCTTTCCGGTCCTGGCATACGGCGTCACTCCGGCGTTCTTGGCCTATCCCGGAACGGTGTCGTTGCGACTGGAGACCTACGGAAGAATCCTCGAAGACGTCTTGACGTCGCTCGGTTCGACCGGGTTCAAGAGGATCTTGATCGTCAATGGCCATGGGGGCAATGTCCCGGCGAGGACGGTCGTCGCCGAGTGGGTGGCCCGTTCGGGCGTCCACGTCGTCTGGCACGACTGGTGGAACGCGCCAAAGACGTGGGCGAAGGTGATGGCGACCGATCCTGAGGCGTCTCACGCTTCCTGGATGGAGAACTTTCCCTGGACTCGGCTCGAAGGCGTCACCGTCCCGTCGGACGCTAAAGCCCCCGTCGATTACGGTGCGGTCGTCACGACGGCACCGGACAAGGCCCGAGAGGCTTTAGGTGACGGTAGTTTTGGCGGGAAGTACGTCCGGAGCGACGACGACATGTCGGCCCTGTGGCAGGTCGCCGTCGAGGAGACCCGGGCGTTGATCGAGCGGCTTTGA
- the rmuC gene encoding DNA recombination protein RmuC: MDAAWALGGLVLGAAVVWWVMRQAQKSVEARADDTADRLKTVESEAKSTAERLEQAQAGLAESQAECRALRTTIDERERSHAERLETYQRAEEQLKDTFKALSGDALKQSTEQLVVQAEEVLKRYKEAADGDDDARRKEIDAMLAPMKDRLKSLDEQNQQMERHRAGAYKELTEQVRALNEQQATLKTETSRLVRALQDPGSAGSWGEMVLERVVEMAGLEGYWSYLTQESVTTEDGRQRPDMLIQLPGGRSIVIDSKAPMRSYVTALETEDGPAKEALIVDHAAKLLGHARELKRRDYSKTIASAPDFVVLFVPSESAYRVAVEKRPALFEEAHENNVVMATPTTLLALLKAVAYGWRQEKLADSARQLQADAATLYDRVCKIAGDYAKLGKAIGAAGRVYNELAGSLESRVLPAARKFKDHGVQSHTDMAVIDQVEFVPRQLTSPDFVTDERPVLPGTE, translated from the coding sequence ATGGACGCGGCGTGGGCGCTCGGGGGATTGGTCTTAGGGGCCGCGGTCGTGTGGTGGGTGATGCGACAGGCTCAAAAGTCGGTCGAAGCCCGGGCCGACGACACCGCCGACAGGCTCAAGACCGTCGAATCCGAAGCGAAATCGACGGCCGAAAGACTCGAACAGGCCCAAGCCGGCCTAGCGGAGAGCCAAGCCGAGTGCCGCGCCCTCAGGACGACGATCGACGAACGGGAGCGCTCCCACGCCGAGCGGCTCGAGACGTACCAGAGGGCCGAAGAACAGCTGAAGGACACGTTTAAGGCTTTGAGCGGCGACGCCCTGAAGCAGTCCACGGAGCAACTCGTCGTCCAGGCCGAGGAGGTCCTCAAGCGCTACAAAGAAGCTGCCGACGGGGACGACGACGCGCGGAGGAAGGAGATCGACGCGATGCTGGCTCCGATGAAGGACCGTCTGAAATCGCTCGACGAACAGAACCAGCAGATGGAGCGGCACCGGGCGGGCGCGTATAAGGAGCTCACGGAGCAGGTCCGAGCCCTCAACGAGCAGCAGGCCACGCTTAAGACCGAAACGAGCAGGCTTGTCCGCGCACTTCAAGACCCGGGCAGTGCGGGTTCCTGGGGCGAGATGGTGCTCGAGAGGGTCGTCGAAATGGCCGGTCTGGAAGGATATTGGAGCTACCTGACCCAGGAGTCGGTCACGACCGAGGACGGACGTCAGCGGCCGGACATGCTGATCCAGCTCCCAGGCGGACGGTCGATCGTGATCGACTCTAAAGCTCCGATGCGGTCGTACGTGACGGCGCTCGAGACCGAGGACGGCCCGGCCAAAGAGGCCCTCATCGTGGACCACGCGGCCAAACTGTTGGGCCACGCCAGAGAGCTGAAACGTCGCGACTATTCGAAGACCATCGCTTCGGCACCCGACTTCGTCGTCCTGTTCGTCCCCAGCGAGTCTGCTTACCGGGTCGCGGTCGAGAAACGGCCGGCCCTCTTCGAAGAAGCCCACGAGAACAACGTCGTAATGGCGACTCCGACGACCCTCTTGGCCCTTCTCAAGGCCGTCGCTTACGGTTGGCGACAAGAAAAGCTCGCCGATTCTGCCCGACAACTCCAAGCCGACGCGGCCACGTTGTACGACCGGGTCTGCAAGATCGCGGGCGACTATGCGAAGCTCGGAAAGGCGATCGGCGCGGCCGGTCGGGTCTACAACGAACTGGCAGGCTCCTTAGAGTCCCGCGTTCTCCCTGCAGCCCGAAAGTTCAAGGACCACGGCGTACAGTCCCACACGGACATGGCCGTCATCGACCAGGTCGAGTTCGTTCCCCGGCAGCTCACGAGTCCCGATTTCGTGACGGACGAGAGGCCGGTCCTTCCAGGAACGGAATGA
- a CDS encoding nucleotidyltransferase family protein has protein sequence MDIVILAGGLCDPETAEATGCRFRAELPYNGRTMLETVISAVSPLGGAIVVGEAPEGPYRQVAPGASFIESLQNGLDAVSTGSFLLVTADLPCLTTAALEDFVRRADVQAALNYPVIPVRLCDEAFPGMKRTTLRLKDGEFTGGNIALMSTDLMQRALPVLQRAYAARKSPGRLAAIVGFGTLARVLLAKVFPKSLSLAALERIIGRFLGVPVRAIETPFAEIGADVDNLSQYNSLIALKKGESVAVN, from the coding sequence ATGGACATCGTGATCTTGGCGGGAGGTCTGTGCGACCCGGAAACGGCGGAAGCGACCGGGTGCCGGTTCCGTGCAGAACTGCCCTACAACGGTCGGACGATGCTCGAGACCGTCATCTCTGCCGTTTCGCCCCTGGGAGGCGCGATCGTGGTCGGTGAAGCCCCGGAAGGCCCTTACCGACAGGTCGCTCCCGGTGCGTCGTTCATCGAAAGCCTTCAGAACGGACTGGACGCGGTCTCGACCGGAAGTTTCTTGCTCGTCACCGCCGACCTTCCGTGCCTGACGACGGCCGCGCTCGAGGACTTCGTCCGACGGGCCGACGTCCAGGCGGCGCTGAACTACCCCGTCATTCCTGTCCGTTTGTGCGACGAGGCCTTTCCTGGAATGAAGCGCACCACGCTCAGATTGAAGGACGGCGAGTTCACGGGAGGCAACATCGCGTTGATGAGCACCGACTTGATGCAGCGGGCGCTTCCCGTCTTGCAACGGGCGTACGCGGCCCGTAAGAGCCCGGGCCGTCTTGCGGCGATCGTCGGATTCGGCACTTTGGCCCGCGTCTTGCTCGCTAAGGTCTTTCCGAAATCACTGAGCCTCGCTGCTTTGGAGCGGATCATCGGACGGTTCCTCGGAGTCCCCGTACGGGCGATCGAGACGCCGTTCGCAGAGATCGGCGCCGACGTTGACAATTTGTCCCAGTACAACTCCCTGATCGCTCTAAAGAAAGGGGAGTCGGTTGCCGTTAACTAG
- the ispE gene encoding 4-(cytidine 5'-diphospho)-2-C-methyl-D-erythritol kinase, with protein sequence MNALLVTCPAKVNTFLSVGPPDVTGYHPLRTVFQAISLCDDLLMEASETDGFQCDWPGMPLENTVTRAWRLAKEYVSLPNVMVSLTKRIPAESGLGGGSSDAAGLLRGFVRLTKGRFTLENAAEVAAAVGSDVPFFLVGGRAQGRGYGADLTPLPDVAPKHMVVTRPEQGVSTPAAYRALDEKPRPWRDFDASPDALYNDFESVAPVACRDSACALRALGATGTLLCGSGSAVFGLFPSAEAADEAEKGLERDGLSAWTCRTLTREESLWTS encoded by the coding sequence TTGAACGCCTTGCTCGTGACGTGTCCGGCTAAGGTCAACACGTTCCTCAGCGTCGGTCCTCCCGACGTCACCGGTTACCACCCCCTGCGGACCGTGTTCCAGGCGATCAGCCTCTGCGACGATCTTCTGATGGAAGCTTCTGAAACGGACGGCTTCCAGTGCGACTGGCCGGGAATGCCTTTGGAGAACACCGTGACAAGGGCCTGGCGCCTGGCCAAAGAGTACGTCAGCCTCCCGAACGTCATGGTGAGCCTCACCAAGAGGATCCCGGCAGAAAGCGGGCTTGGTGGGGGAAGTTCGGACGCGGCCGGGCTTCTCCGCGGGTTCGTCCGCTTGACCAAGGGCCGGTTCACCTTGGAAAACGCCGCGGAAGTCGCAGCCGCCGTCGGATCGGACGTTCCCTTTTTCCTCGTCGGGGGAAGGGCTCAGGGGCGTGGCTATGGCGCAGACTTGACGCCGCTGCCGGACGTCGCTCCCAAGCACATGGTCGTGACCAGGCCCGAGCAAGGCGTCTCGACTCCCGCGGCCTACCGCGCCCTCGACGAAAAGCCTCGCCCCTGGCGGGACTTCGACGCGTCGCCGGACGCCTTGTACAACGACTTCGAATCCGTCGCCCCGGTGGCGTGTCGGGATTCGGCCTGCGCGTTGAGGGCGCTCGGCGCGACCGGGACACTGCTTTGCGGATCCGGCTCGGCGGTCTTCGGCCTGTTCCCGTCGGCCGAAGCGGCGGACGAGGCGGAAAAGGGCCTGGAACGGGACGGGCTGTCAGCCTGGACGTGCCGTACGTTGACGCGAGAGGAGAGCTTATGGACATCGTGA
- the gatA gene encoding Asp-tRNA(Asn)/Glu-tRNA(Gln) amidotransferase subunit GatA, translating to MLTQASAAELAARLKAREVSAVEVLEAHLERIDRHDPDLGAFLYVDREAAYRDARRCQEALDRREGGPLTGVPVAHKDNLSTAGSPTTCASRILEGFVPPYDATVVERARSHGLVSVGKTNLDEFAMGTSCENSAFQVTRNPWDPDCSPGGSSGGSAVAVAAEMCPVALGSDTGGSVRMPAALCGIVGYKPSYGRVSRYGLIAFASSLDQVGTFGRTVEDAALAAEAVSGHDPRDSTSAILPPVSSQGVKSGTLKGTRFGLPEEMFSEAVEPDVRECLERAVESLVKEGAEVKRLSLPSTSLGVSTYYLIAPAEASSNLARFDGVRFGPTVGGDGHAGNSARTRGTLFGHEVKLRIMVGTYALSAGYYDAYYLKAQQARALMVAEFDQAFQDVDVLVSPTSPTVAFRLGALRDDPLALKLLDRCTVPANLGGYPSLSLPCGFARNLPVGLCLTGPVNRDEDLLRTAHAVERALPWGYRRPPMP from the coding sequence TTGCTCACTCAGGCGAGCGCCGCCGAACTGGCCGCCCGACTCAAGGCCCGCGAAGTTTCGGCCGTCGAGGTGCTCGAAGCCCATCTCGAACGCATCGACCGGCACGACCCAGACCTCGGCGCGTTCCTTTACGTCGACCGTGAGGCGGCCTATCGGGACGCACGACGCTGCCAAGAAGCGTTGGACCGCCGCGAGGGCGGCCCGTTGACCGGAGTTCCCGTCGCCCATAAGGACAATCTGTCCACGGCCGGCAGTCCGACGACTTGCGCGAGCCGTATCCTCGAGGGTTTTGTCCCCCCTTACGACGCGACCGTCGTCGAGCGGGCCCGCTCCCATGGGTTGGTCTCGGTCGGTAAGACGAACCTGGACGAGTTCGCAATGGGGACCTCGTGCGAGAACTCCGCGTTCCAGGTCACTCGGAACCCGTGGGATCCGGACTGCAGTCCTGGAGGAAGTTCGGGAGGATCGGCCGTCGCTGTCGCCGCCGAAATGTGCCCGGTCGCCCTCGGTTCGGACACCGGCGGTTCCGTCCGGATGCCGGCCGCCCTATGCGGGATCGTCGGGTACAAGCCGAGCTATGGCCGAGTGTCGCGCTACGGCCTGATCGCGTTCGCCTCCAGCTTGGACCAAGTCGGAACGTTCGGCCGCACCGTCGAGGACGCGGCCTTGGCCGCCGAGGCCGTTTCCGGACACGATCCGAGGGACAGCACGTCGGCGATCTTGCCTCCCGTGTCCAGCCAAGGCGTCAAAAGCGGCACTTTGAAGGGCACCAGATTCGGACTGCCGGAAGAGATGTTTTCGGAGGCGGTCGAGCCAGACGTCCGCGAATGCCTAGAACGCGCGGTCGAATCCCTGGTCAAAGAAGGCGCGGAGGTCAAGCGGTTGTCCCTGCCGAGCACGTCGCTCGGCGTCAGTACGTATTATCTGATCGCACCGGCCGAAGCCAGCAGTAACCTGGCCCGGTTCGACGGCGTCCGTTTCGGCCCGACGGTCGGTGGAGACGGCCATGCCGGGAACTCGGCCAGGACCCGCGGGACGCTCTTCGGCCATGAAGTGAAACTCCGGATCATGGTCGGAACGTACGCTTTGTCCGCAGGGTACTACGACGCGTACTACCTCAAAGCTCAGCAGGCAAGGGCGCTTATGGTAGCCGAATTCGATCAAGCGTTCCAAGACGTCGACGTCCTGGTCTCTCCGACTTCGCCGACGGTCGCGTTCCGCCTGGGGGCCCTGCGCGACGATCCGTTGGCCCTGAAGCTGCTCGACCGCTGCACGGTCCCCGCCAATCTGGGCGGCTACCCGTCGCTGTCGCTCCCGTGCGGCTTCGCCAGGAACCTCCCCGTGGGGCTCTGCCTGACAGGCCCCGTCAACCGGGACGAAGACCTCTTGAGAACGGCCCACGCCGTCGAACGGGCCCTTCCTTGGGGCTACCGCCGTCCTCCGATGCCCTGA
- the gatC gene encoding Asp-tRNA(Asn)/Glu-tRNA(Gln) amidotransferase subunit GatC, whose product MSISLDEVRHVARLARLELDDVELAAFHGELNALLGHFQDVQNVDLSAFGAKPHAVSLQNVWSEDEAVTGLSRDEAMRNASVSRAGLFIVPTIIED is encoded by the coding sequence ATGTCGATTTCCCTGGACGAAGTCCGACACGTCGCCAGGCTCGCCCGCCTGGAGCTCGACGACGTCGAGCTCGCCGCGTTCCACGGCGAGCTCAACGCGTTGCTCGGACACTTCCAGGACGTCCAGAACGTCGACCTCAGCGCGTTCGGCGCGAAGCCACACGCCGTCTCCCTCCAAAACGTCTGGTCGGAGGACGAAGCCGTCACAGGATTGAGCCGCGACGAAGCCATGCGCAACGCCAGCGTCTCGCGCGCGGGCCTCTTCATTGTCCCGACGATCATCGAGGACTGA
- a CDS encoding DUF255 domain-containing protein yields the protein MPGWGAKQTYPAVVGTMVVLVGIFTTFALLRPLIPPPEPNPVASLPGGFMAQAAKERVRWRTLSDEPFAEAKRTDRPLLFVVGCDWNGAGRQFDNAVLSDTEVAERLNREFVPVRIDATVSPEWRLGPMPLAWAASGIEPGWYVLVLRPDGRPVGHFARNASRQKLDAQVFLSVLSTAQRLAGLDEASASERAMALDRSVLFGQPTSETGDLSQYAESSLSRLRARGAPSGVESLNPWEWRFLGADGLTSEEAKGVRALMVSGFVDWLDGGFFRSIETNEAPVVRFEKVATLNADTTATLAALAAQTKDPFVRKLAERGFDGCLRAFVHARSVSSAVFVEAETMGRAKRYSFKPQVLARSFSAEENVFLKAELGLDVDSNAAMVPVVKDPINFVERTAVYDGYFARLRNLRSSAGLRQGTSGLVGETATLAARLVETARLLNDRTRLGQALELFALADEFRTGPDDLLKTKDNAIIGSPCLYDYLAYADAAVQVYQATGDARTLESGTAVLKRSLRLFGRPGEPVLLSSVPERIPEEAGWATWPSVTDGAAASATGTAVRLLQTYACVYRDRPAGKAFRSQALTLVSAYGHLTRNVGFRIGCLAHAMSVVLADTSVVTTGPDAAVLAFKSAKEAPETPCVPALGTVRTDFQGKAPGVYVVRQGTVTGPFAPEEVGAALGAP from the coding sequence ATGCCGGGCTGGGGCGCAAAGCAGACCTACCCTGCCGTGGTCGGGACCATGGTCGTCCTCGTGGGCATTTTCACGACGTTCGCCCTGTTGCGCCCGCTGATCCCTCCACCCGAGCCGAACCCGGTCGCTTCTCTTCCCGGAGGGTTCATGGCACAGGCCGCCAAGGAACGCGTCCGCTGGCGGACCTTGTCCGACGAGCCTTTCGCAGAGGCCAAGCGGACGGACCGGCCCTTGCTGTTCGTGGTCGGGTGCGACTGGAACGGAGCGGGACGGCAGTTCGACAACGCCGTCTTGAGCGATACCGAAGTCGCCGAGCGGCTCAACCGGGAGTTCGTCCCCGTACGTATCGATGCGACCGTCTCCCCGGAGTGGCGGCTCGGGCCGATGCCGTTGGCATGGGCCGCGTCCGGCATCGAACCCGGTTGGTACGTCCTCGTCCTTCGTCCCGACGGTCGGCCCGTCGGACATTTCGCCCGGAACGCGTCGCGCCAAAAACTGGACGCCCAGGTCTTCCTCAGCGTCCTCTCGACGGCACAACGCTTGGCGGGCCTTGACGAGGCGAGCGCGTCCGAGCGCGCGATGGCTCTGGACAGGTCCGTCCTGTTCGGTCAACCGACGAGCGAGACCGGCGACCTGTCGCAATACGCAGAATCGAGTCTCTCCCGGCTCAGGGCCAGGGGTGCCCCGAGCGGCGTCGAATCGCTGAATCCTTGGGAGTGGAGGTTCCTCGGCGCCGACGGGCTGACTTCGGAAGAGGCCAAGGGAGTCCGGGCCCTCATGGTCTCCGGCTTTGTCGACTGGCTCGACGGAGGTTTTTTCCGGTCGATCGAGACGAACGAAGCCCCGGTCGTCCGGTTCGAAAAAGTGGCGACCTTGAACGCCGACACGACCGCGACGCTCGCTGCCCTTGCCGCCCAGACCAAGGATCCTTTCGTCCGCAAATTGGCGGAACGTGGCTTTGACGGTTGCTTGAGGGCCTTCGTCCATGCCCGATCGGTGTCGTCGGCGGTCTTCGTGGAAGCCGAAACGATGGGCCGTGCCAAGCGGTATTCGTTCAAACCCCAAGTCTTGGCCCGGTCGTTCTCGGCCGAAGAGAACGTGTTCCTCAAAGCGGAGCTGGGTCTCGACGTCGACTCGAACGCTGCGATGGTCCCGGTCGTCAAGGACCCGATCAATTTCGTGGAACGGACGGCGGTGTACGACGGCTACTTCGCCCGGCTCAGGAACCTGCGCTCTAGCGCCGGGCTCCGGCAAGGGACTTCGGGCCTCGTCGGAGAGACCGCGACACTGGCTGCGCGCCTCGTCGAAACCGCACGCCTCTTGAACGATAGGACGAGACTCGGGCAAGCCCTGGAGCTGTTCGCTCTGGCCGATGAGTTCCGCACTGGACCGGACGACCTCCTGAAGACGAAGGACAACGCGATCATCGGGAGTCCGTGCCTTTACGATTATCTGGCCTATGCCGACGCCGCCGTCCAGGTCTACCAGGCGACTGGGGACGCTCGCACCCTGGAGAGCGGGACTGCCGTCTTGAAGCGCTCCCTCCGCTTGTTCGGCCGACCGGGCGAACCTGTCCTCCTTTCGTCGGTGCCCGAGCGCATTCCAGAGGAAGCGGGCTGGGCGACATGGCCCAGCGTGACGGACGGCGCGGCGGCATCGGCGACCGGTACGGCGGTCCGACTCCTTCAAACGTATGCGTGCGTCTATCGCGACCGTCCGGCCGGGAAGGCGTTCCGGTCACAAGCCTTAACTTTGGTCTCGGCCTACGGACACTTGACGCGAAACGTGGGTTTCCGGATCGGGTGCCTCGCCCATGCGATGTCGGTGGTGCTGGCTGACACGAGCGTGGTGACCACCGGCCCGGACGCGGCCGTCCTCGCGTTCAAGTCGGCCAAGGAAGCCCCTGAGACTCCCTGCGTCCCCGCTCTCGGTACGGTGCGGACGGACTTCCAAGGAAAGGCTCCTGGCGTGTACGTGGTCCGACAAGGAACCGTGACGGGGCCGTTCGCGCCAGAAGAGGTCGGTGCGGCTTTAGGCGCGCCCTAG